In the Aythya fuligula isolate bAytFul2 chromosome 8, bAytFul2.pri, whole genome shotgun sequence genome, one interval contains:
- the PHGDH gene encoding D-3-phosphoglycerate dehydrogenase: MALAKLQKVLISDSLDPCCRDILQAGGIQVLEKPGLSKEELLVEIADCDGLIVRSATKVTAEVLEAAERLQVVGRAGTGVDNVDVEAATRKGVLVMNTPAGNSLSAAELTCGMILCLARQIPQAAASMREGKWDRKKYMGMELNGKTLGVLGLGRIGREVATRMQAFGMKTIGYDPIITPETSATFGVEQLPLEQIWPRCDFITVHTPLLPSTTGLLNDSTFAKCRRGVQVVNCARGGIVDEGALLRALQSGQCGGAALDVFTQEPPKDRELVNHPNVICCPHLGASTREAQSRCGKEIAMQMVDMATGRGLAGVVNGQALSKAFAPQTKPWIALAKALGSVLRAAAKQAQGSLQLCTLGAPLKDAGSFLAPAVVSGMLAGGRQKEVTLVNALLLAQEAGLKVTASHSDVAPEPHGSSGLLQVSLQGTPLRAVGTVQGCTPLLLELGGATFKQPAPLAGHVLVYRAKASEPSTLPTLAGLLGKAGVQLQSYHSSGAVAGEQWSVAGLSAPLPELAELKPRVAEAFQLHL, translated from the exons ATGGCCTTGGCCAAGCTGCAGAAGGTGCTGATCAGCGACAGCCTGGacccctgctgcagggacatcCTGCAGGCCGGTGGCATCCAGGTGCTGGAGAAACCCGGGCTGAgcaaggaggagctgctggtggagaTCGCG GACTGCGATGGGCTCATCGTGCGCTCGGCCACCAAAGTCACCGCCGAGGTCCTGGAGGCGGCCGAGAGGCTGCAGGTGGTGGGCAGAGCGGGCACCGGCGTTGACAACGTGGACGTGGAGGCGGCCACCAGGAAGGGCGTGCTGGTGATGAA CACGCCCGCTGGGAACAGCCTCAGCGCCGCCGAGCTGACATGCGGGATGATCCTGTGCTTGGCCAG GCAGATCCCgcaggcggcagcctccatgAGGGAAGGCAAATGGGACAGAAAGAAG TACATGGGCATGGAGCTGAACGGGAAGACGCTGggcgtgctggggctgggccgcATCGGCAGGGAGGTGGCCACGCGGATGCAGGCTTTCGGCATGAAG ACCATCGGCTACGACCCCATCATCACCCCCGAGACCTCGGCCACTTTCGGCGTGGAGCAGCTGCCCCTGGAGCAGATCTGGCCCCGCTGCGACTTCATCACGGTGCACACGCCGCTGCTGCCCTCCACCACGG GGCTGCTGAACGACAGCACCTTCGCCAAGTGCCGCCGGGGCGTGCAGGTGGTGAACTGCGCCCGCGGGGGCATCGTGGACGAGGGCGCGCTGCTGCGGGCGCTGCAGTCGGGGCAGTGCGGCGGGGCCGCCCTCGACGTCTTCACGCAG GAGCCCCCGAAGGATCGGGAGCTGGTGAACCACCCCAACGTCATCTGCTGCCCGCACCTGGGCGCCAGCACGCGGGAGGCGCAGAGCCGCTGCGGGAAGGAGATCGCCATGCAGATGGTGGACATGGCCACCGGGAGGGGGCTGGCCGGCGTG GTGAACGGGCAGGCTCTGAGCAAAGCCTTCGCGCCCCAGACCAAGCCCTGGATTGCCCTGGCCAAGGCGCTGGGCTCGGTGCTGCGCGCGGCGGCCAAGCAGGCgcagggcagcctgcagctctgcacactag GGGCCCCCCTGAAGGATGCTGGCAGCTTCCTGGCGCCCGCCGTGGTCTCGGGCAtgctggctggaggcaggcagaAGGAGGTGACCCTGGTGAacgccctgctgctggcccaggaGGCCGGCCTGAAG GTCACAGCCAGCCACAGCGACGTGGCCCCCGAGCCCCACGGCAGCTCTGGCTTGCTGCAGGTGTCCCTGCAGGGCACCCCGCTGCGCGCGGTGGGGACGGTGCAGGGCTGCAccccgctgctgctggagctcggCGGGGCCACCTTCAAGCAGCCGGCCCCGCTGGCCGGCCACGTCCTCGTCTACAGAGCCAAGGCCTCCGAACCCAGCACGCTGCCCACGCTCGCTG ggctgctggggaaagCGGGCGTCCAGCTCCAGTCCTACCACAGCTCGGGCGCCGTGGCCGGGGAGCAGTGGAGCGTGGCAGGGCTGTCGGCCCCGCTGCCCGAGCTCGCCGAGCTGAAGCCGCGCGTCGCCGAGGCCTTCCAGCTCCACCTCTAG
- the REG4 gene encoding regenerating islet-derived protein 4 yields MVAAARRALLLLGCTAILQVTAGGRYLVDCPEGWSYYKTSCFRYFRQLRTWDEAEAQCQSSYSGAHLVWVEEPKEAVTLRRVISYYQRSQPVWFGLQLQQGKSWQWTNGGRYSDTINLPGNGAHGGECALLTQTSGFSVWSSADCQRRHHFICKFTPPQ; encoded by the exons ATGGTGGCAGCGGCCAGGcgtgccctcctgctgctgggctgcacgGCGATCCTGCAGGTCACCG CAGGCGGCAGGTACCTGGTCGACTGCCCCGAGGGCTGGTCCTACTACAAGACCAGCTGCTTCAGGTATTTCCGCCAGCTCCGCACCTGGGACGAGGCAGAG GCACAGTGCCAGAGCAGCTACTCTGGAGCCCACCTGgtgtgggtggaggagcccaaGGAGGCGGTCACCCTGCGCAGGGTCATCTCCTACTACCAGCGCTCGCAGCCCGTCTGGTTcggcctccagctgcagcag GGCAAAAGCTGGCAGTGGACCAACGGGGGCAGGTACAGTGACACCATCAATCTTCCTGGGAACGGTGCCCATGGGGGGGAATGCGCCCTGCTGACCCAAACCAGCG GTTTTTCCGTGTGGTCCAGCGCCGACTGCCAGCGGCGGCACCACTTCATCTGCAAGTTCACTCCCCCGCAGTGA
- the HMGCS2 gene encoding hydroxymethylglutaryl-CoA synthase, mitochondrial yields the protein MLRLVGRAARCWGARRGPARAPRVSQCPAATLQARLSSAAAAAGTGTWPKDVGILALEVYFPAQYVEQAELERYDGVEAGKYTRGLGQQQMGFCAAHEDINSLCLTVVQRLVERGRLSWDAIGRLEVGTETVIDKSKAVKTVLMELFRDSGNSDVEGIDTTNACYGGTASLFNAAAWVESSAWDGRYAVVVCGDIAVYATGNARPTGGAGAIAMLVGPNAPLVLERGLRGTHMEHAYDFYKPDLASEYPVVDGPLSIQCYLRALDRCYAVYRRKAESQRQQAGIQQPFTLDDFKFLIFHTPFCKLVQKSVGRLLLNDFLAAPNPDTAGGLYKGLQPFRGMKLEDTYTSKEVEKAFQAASQEIFNQKTKPSLLLSSRNGNMYTPSMYGCLASLLAQCSAQDLAGSRIGAFSYGSGLAASMFSLRVSQDASPGSPLDKLLSSLADLPTRLDARKRVAPQDFAEIMKRREETHHLANHTPHGSHADLFPGTWYLERVDDKYRRQYARKPL from the exons ATGCTGCGCTTGGTCGGCCGCGCTGCGCGCTGCTGGGGGGCCAGGCGGGGGCCGGCGCGGGCACCCCGCGTGTCCCAGTGCCCCGCGGCCACCCTGCAGGCACG CCTCTCCAGCGCCGCAGCGGCGGCCGGCACGGGGACCTGGCCCAAGGACGTGGGCATCCTGGCGCTGGAGGTGTACTTCCCCGCACAGTACGTGGAGCAGGCCGAGCTGGAGCGCTACGACGGCGTGGAGGCCGGCAAGTACACGCGGGGCCTGGGCCAGCAGCAGATGGGCTTCTGCGCCGCCCACGAGGACATCAACTCCCTGTGCCTGACGGTGGTGCAGCGCCTGGTGGAGCGCGGCCGCCTCTCCTGGGACGCCATCGGCCGCCTGGAGGTGGGCACCGAGACCGTCATCGACAAGTCCAAGGCCGTCAAGACCGTCCTCATGGAGCTCTTCCGCGACTCGGGCAACAGCGACGTGGAGGGCATCGACACCACCAACGCCTGCTACGGCGGCACGGCCTCGCTCTTCAACGCCGCCGCCTGGGTCGAGTCCAGCGCCTGGGACG GCCGCTACGCCGTGGTGGTGTGCGGGGACATCGCCGTCTATGCCACGGGGAACGCGCGGCCCACGGGAGGGGCCGGCGCCATCGCCATGCTGGTGGGACCCAACGCCCCCCTGGTGCTGGAGAGAG GCCTGCGGGGGACCCACATGGAGCACGCCTACGACTTCTACAAGCCTGACCTGGCCTCCGAGTACCCGGTGGTGGATGGGCCCCTGTCCATCCAGTGCTACCTGCGGGCGCTGGACCGCTGCTACGCCGTGTACCGCAGGAAGGCGGAGAGCCAGCGGCAGCAGG CCGGCATCCAGCAGCCCTTCACCCTCGACGACTTCAAGTTCCTCATCTTCCACACGCCCTTCTGCAAGCTGGTGCAGAAGTCGGTGGGGCGGCTGCTGCTCAACGATTTCCTGGCTGCCCCCAACCCCGACACGGCTGGCGGTCTCTACAAGGGGCTGCAGCCTTTTCG CGGCATGAAGCTGGAGGACACCTACACCAGCAAGGAGGTGGAGAAGGCGTTCCAGGCGGCCAGCCAGGAGATCTTCAACCAGAAGACCaagccctccctgctcctctcctcccgcAATGGCAACATGTACACGCCGTCCATGTACGGCTGCCTGGCCTCCCTCCTGGCACA GTGCTCGGCTCAGGACCTGGCCGGCTCCAGGATCGGCGCCTTCTCCTATGGCTCGGGGCTGGCCGCCAGCATGTTCTCGCTCCGCGTCTCGCAGGACGCCTCCCCGG GCTCGCCCCTGGAcaagctgctctccagcctggcCGACCTGCCCACCCGCCTGGACGCCCGCAAGCGCGTGGCCCCGCAGGACTTCGCCGAGATCATGAAGCGCCGGGAGGAGACCCACCACCTGG CCAACCACACTCCCCACGGCTCCCACGCGGACCTCTTCCCCGGCACCTGGTACCTGGAGCGGGTGGACGACAAGTACCGGCGGCAGTACGCCAGGAAACCCCTCTAG